From Medicago truncatula cultivar Jemalong A17 chromosome 7, MtrunA17r5.0-ANR, whole genome shotgun sequence, a single genomic window includes:
- the LOC25498302 gene encoding F-box/kelch-repeat protein At3g23880 — protein sequence MSNSDPPQSNGGAPTSLLLDELIVDILSRLPVKTLMQFKCVCKSWKTLISHDPSFAKLHLQRSPRNTHLTLVSDRSSDDESNFSVVPFPVSHLIEAPLTITPFEPYHLLRNVAIPDDPYYVLGNMDCCIIIGSCNGLYCLRCYSLIYEEEEHDWFRFWNPATNTLSEELGCLNEFFRLTFGYDISNDTYKVVAFSADEVKLFSLSDNIWRDIPNFPIVPFDIDASRCHPYVNNGVYVSGTINWLTIQNKTEYEWNDISIDQFLILSLDLTTETYQHLRPPQGFVDVPPVDPAVTVLMDCLCFSHRSKETHFVLWLMMEYGVQDSWTQFLKISFQDLQIDYGISDSLDYGSQLYLYPFYLSESDNTLIMASNQQGYDGYDNHAIIYNWRDKTVEQITSVDNEILWFHTKDYVESLVSIF from the coding sequence ATGTCAAATTCCGATCCTCCGCAATCAAACGGTGGGGCTCCAACATCTCTCCTCCTTGATGAACTCATCGTGGATATCCTGTCACGACTTCCTGTCAAAACTCTTATGCAATTCAAATGTGTTTGCAAATCAtggaaaaccctaatttctcatGATCCTTCCTTCGCCAAACTCCATCTTCAGCGTTCGCCGCGGAACACACACCTCACACTGGTTTCAGACCGGTCATCTGACGACGAGTCCAATTTCAGTGTCGTACCCTTTCCGGTAAGTCATTTGATTGAGGCTCCGTTAACAATCACACCCTTCGAACCTTACCACCTATTGAGGAATGTCGCCATTCCTGATGATCCTTACTACGTATTGGGTAATATGGATTGTTGTATCATCATTGGTTCCTGTAATGGATTGTACTGTTTACGCTGTTATTCTTTAATATACGAGGAGGAAGAACATGATTGGTTTCGTTTTTGGAACCCAGCCACAAACACATTATCTGAAGAATTAGGGTGTTTAAACGAGTTTTTCAGGTTAAcatttggatatgatatttcaAATGACACTTATAAGGTGGTGGCTTTTTCTGCAGACGAGGTCAAACTTTTTAGTTTGAGTGATAATATTTGGAGAGATATTCCGAATTTTCCCATTGTTCCTTTTGATATTGATGCTAGTCGTTGTCATCCATATGTGAATAATGGTGTTTATGTGAGTGGCACTATTAACTGGTTGACTATTCAAAATAAGACCGAATATGAGTGGAATGATATTTCAATTGATCAATTTCTCATCCTCTCACTTGATCTGACTACCGAGACGTACCAACATTTGCGGCCACCTCAGGGATTTGTTGATGTACCACCTGTTGATCCAGCTGTTACTGTATTGATGGATTGTCTATGTTTTTCTCACCGTTCCAAGGAGACCCATTTTGTTTTATGGTTGATGATGGAGTACGGAGTTCAAGACTCTTGGACTCAATTCCTCAAAATTAGTTTTCAGGACCTTCAAATTGATTATGGCATTAGTGATTCACTGGACTATGGTTCTCAATTGTATTTGTATCCATTTTACCTTTCTGAGAGTGACAACACACTTATAATGGCAAGCAATCAACAAGGCTACGATGGTTATGACAACCATGCAATTATCTATAACTGGAGAGATAAAACGGTAGAGCAAATTACATCTGTTGACAATGAAATATTGTGGTTTCATACCAAGGATTATGTTGAAAGCTTAGTTTCAATCTTTTGA
- the LOC25498297 gene encoding disease resistance protein RML1B, protein MLQFYKSRENQNSKVHIPSFLDSLLDDLRFLRWDAFPQRSLPLDFSLENLVQLDMRDTQIELLWERDQHLPNLKKLDLSGSRKLIRIPDLSRCPNIKEAILSHCRELVQVYTSGFLRRLKCLWLNGCVGLMSLNIPSNILSRSSGLIVLYNCCNLEMFSVNSPNEGVLSNVCSRTRPRGDIFRYILPEDIQYCLDKQPGSIFEKFSDTFEPLACDVLKKTYYSKG, encoded by the exons ATGCTGCAGTTCTATAAATCTAGAGaaaatcaaaactcaaaagtgCACATTCCATCATTTCTTGATAGTCTTCTAGATGATTTACGATTTCTTCGTTGGGATGCCTTCCCTCAAAGATCTTTGCCGCTGGATTTTTCTCTGGAAAATCTTGTTCAACTTGACATGCGTGACACTCAAATTGAACTACTTTGGGAGAGAGATCAG CATTTACCGAATTTGAAAAAGCTTGACCTTAGTGGTTCTCGAAAACTGATTCGAATACCAGACCTATCTAGATGTCCAAATATTAAAGAAGCAATTCTTAGTCATTGCAGAGAGTTGGTTCAAGTTTACACGTCTGGTTTTCTCAGAAGGCTAAAATGTTTATGGTTAAATGGCTGTGTTGGGCTTATGAGTTTAAACATTCCTAGCAATATTCTCTCGAGGTCTTCAGGATTAATAGTTTTGTATAATTGTTGCAACCTTGAGATGTTTTCGGTCAATAGTCCAAACGAGGGGGTACTATCAAATGTTTGTTCACGCACTAGACCACGGGGGGACATATTTAGATACATTTTGCCTGAGGATATACAATACTGTCTCGACAAACAACCTGGGTCCATATTTGAGAAATTCTCGGATACTTTTGAGCCGCTCGCCTGTgatgtgttaaaaaaaacttactattcCAAAGGATAA
- the LOC25498298 gene encoding disease resistance protein TAO1: protein MLKTFPEILEPAETFVHINLTKTAIKELSSSVDYLVGLRTLCLKLCSDLVSLPNSIANLNYLSEPDCSGCCSIVNLPGSIANLSSLKPLDLSDCKRLECIPQLPSSLNQLLAYDCPSVRKIIPNSRLELPSNSDKDNFIFHFTNSQELDETACSNIGAETWLRITKDAYRSVFFCFPGSAIPGWFPYRCTGVW, encoded by the coding sequence ATGCTGAAGACCTTCCCAGAGATCTTGGAGCCTGCGGAAACGTTTGTTCACATTAACTTGACAAAAACAGCAATTAAGGAACTGTCTTCATCTGTGGATTATTTGGTTGGACTTCGAACCTTGTGCCTGAAGTTATGCAGTGATCTGGTGTCACTTCCAAATAGCATTGCTAATCTAAACTATCTATCTGAGCCTGATTGTTCTGGTTGTTGCAGTATTGTGAACCTTCCAGGGAGCATAGCTAATCTCTCAAGCTTAAAACCACTTGATTTAAGTGATTGCAAAAGGCTTGAATGTATCCCACAACTTCCATCATCTCTAAACCAGTTGTTGGCGTATGACTGCCCGTCCGTTAGAAAAATAATTCCAAATTCAAGGTTGGAACTCCCATCAAATTCCGATAAGGACAACTTCATATTTCATTTCACCAATAGTCAAGAACTAGATGAAACTGCTTGCAGTAATATTGGGGCTGAAACATGGCTTAGGATCACCAAGGATGCATACAGATCTGTGTTCTTTTGTTTTCCTGGGAGTGCAATTCCTGGTTGGTTTCCTTATCGTTGTACAGGAGTTTGGTAG
- the LOC25498299 gene encoding 1-aminocyclopropane-1-carboxylate oxidase homolog 1, translated as MFHTGKLDLGENSSSGSDLCFPTIDLNDIHTDPTRRLEVIGQIQRACNEWGFFQVINHEIPIYVLDEMIEEIRSFHEQEASERRVYYNRDFKKNVRYYSNATLFSGQPANWRDTIAYSAAPVPFKPEDLPPICRDIMIQYSQKVNDMGLKIFELLSEALGLDEMIEGIHSFHEQEAYERRDSFLVLLLTIQKQE; from the exons ATGTTCCACACTGGCAAGTTGGACCTCGGCGAAAACTCGTCTAGTGGCTCTGACTTGTGTTTCCCTACAATAGACCTCAATGACATTCACACTGATCCAACTCGGAGATTGGAAGTCATTGGCCAGATTCAAAGAGCCTGCAATGAGTGGGGATTTTTTCAAGTGATTAATCATGAAATCCCCATCTATGTCTTGGATGAAATGATCGAAGAAATTCGTTCATTTCATGAACAAGAAGCTTCTGAGAGAAGAGTGTATTATAATAgagattttaagaaaaatgttaggTATTACTCCAATGCAACCCTATTCAGTGGACAACCTGCAAATTGGAGAGATACAATTGCATATTCTGCTGCTCCAGTTCCCTTCAAACCAGAGGATCTACCTCCCATATGCAG GGATATAATGATACAATATTCTCAGAAAGTTAATGACATGGGATTGAAAATATTTGAGCTATTGTCTGAGGCGCTAGGGCTGGATGAAATGATCGAAggaattcattcatttcatgaaCAAGAAGCTTATGAGAGAAGAGATTCGTTCCTAGTATTGCTTTTGACAATTCAAAAGCAGGAGTGA